In one Pseudomonas sp. 31-12 genomic region, the following are encoded:
- a CDS encoding HD domain-containing protein, translating to MAREVTQLIRDTESELLFSHSTRVYFWGALLGERKGLAFDPELLYVAAMFHDLGLTEIYHQSQLRFEVDSANAARDFLRGHHIAEADIEKVWNAVALHTTPGIPEHMHSEIALVQAGAGMDVAGRGFELFTDAQREAVIAAYPRDTDFAHQMIDAFYHGLQHRPHSTFGTFNDDFLACKDPGFQRVNLCSVILSSRWER from the coding sequence ATGGCCCGCGAGGTGACGCAGCTCATTCGCGACACCGAAAGCGAGTTGCTGTTTTCCCACTCCACGCGCGTCTACTTCTGGGGCGCTTTGCTCGGGGAACGCAAAGGCCTGGCCTTCGATCCGGAGTTACTCTACGTCGCGGCCATGTTCCACGACCTCGGCCTGACCGAGATCTATCACCAGAGCCAGCTTCGCTTCGAGGTGGACAGTGCGAATGCCGCGCGCGACTTTTTGCGCGGTCATCACATCGCCGAAGCGGACATCGAGAAAGTCTGGAACGCCGTCGCGCTCCATACGACGCCGGGCATTCCAGAGCACATGCATTCAGAAATCGCCCTGGTTCAGGCTGGCGCGGGGATGGACGTGGCGGGGCGTGGTTTTGAACTGTTCACAGACGCGCAACGCGAAGCGGTGATCGCCGCCTATCCTCGTGATACCGATTTTGCCCATCAGATGATCGACGCGTTTTATCACGGTCTGCAGCATCGGCCCCACAGCACGTTCGGGACCTTTAACGATGATTTCCTTGCCTGCAAGGATCCGGGTTTCCAGCGAGTGAATCTTTGCAGCGTCATCTTGAGTTCGCGTTGGGAGCGGTGA